One Egibacteraceae bacterium genomic region harbors:
- a CDS encoding trypsin-like peptidase domain-containing protein, producing MNRETSLPGQSPLTDTSRLVLPPPPVSPPQAPAGGPAAERRRGSGGLRSALLAALVAAAVAVAVTVPVVRAMVPEAAAPAVESGETPRGELPEVPAEGASLAEVAEAVLPTVARVDVLGAPGPGSGSAVIFRADGYLLTNNHVVEGAQQVRVTLPDGTPRDAEVVGTDPASDLAVLRAEGATDLPVPDFAESPPRVGETTVAIGSPFGLEGTVTAGVVSALNRSVPTSRAPLVDLIQTDAAINPGNSGGPLVNDRGQVIGINTAIISGTGTNVGLGFAIPSTTAVPIAEQLVEQGFVEHARLGVRGQDVDPVVAELYGLRVTEGALVVEVEPGGPAERAGVTAGDIITAVDGDPVDSMASLVGLIRRYSPGDEVALTVVRGEDERTVDVELGAAPTGS from the coding sequence ATGAACCGCGAAACCTCCCTCCCGGGACAGTCTCCCCTCACCGACACGTCCCGGCTCGTGCTGCCACCGCCGCCGGTGTCTCCCCCCCAGGCACCGGCCGGCGGGCCGGCAGCGGAGCGCCGCCGCGGGTCGGGCGGGCTGCGCTCCGCGCTCCTCGCCGCGCTCGTGGCCGCCGCCGTGGCGGTTGCGGTGACGGTCCCCGTGGTCCGCGCGATGGTGCCCGAGGCGGCCGCACCCGCCGTCGAGTCGGGGGAGACGCCACGCGGCGAGCTGCCCGAGGTCCCCGCGGAGGGCGCCTCGCTCGCCGAGGTGGCCGAGGCGGTGCTGCCCACGGTCGCCCGGGTGGACGTCCTCGGCGCGCCCGGTCCGGGATCGGGCTCGGCCGTCATCTTCCGGGCGGACGGCTACCTGCTGACGAACAACCACGTCGTCGAGGGCGCGCAGCAGGTGCGGGTGACCCTGCCCGACGGCACCCCGCGGGACGCCGAGGTCGTCGGCACCGACCCCGCGAGCGACCTCGCCGTCCTTCGTGCCGAGGGTGCGACCGACCTGCCCGTGCCCGACTTCGCCGAGTCCCCACCGCGGGTCGGCGAGACCACGGTGGCGATCGGCTCGCCGTTCGGGCTCGAGGGAACGGTGACCGCCGGCGTCGTGAGCGCCCTCAACCGTAGTGTGCCGACGTCGCGGGCCCCCCTCGTCGACCTCATCCAGACGGACGCCGCGATCAACCCCGGCAACTCCGGCGGGCCGCTCGTGAACGACCGCGGCCAGGTGATCGGCATCAACACGGCGATCATCTCCGGCACGGGCACGAACGTGGGGCTCGGGTTCGCGATCCCGTCCACGACCGCCGTGCCGATCGCCGAGCAGCTCGTCGAGCAGGGCTTCGTCGAGCACGCCCGTCTCGGGGTGCGCGGGCAGGACGTCGACCCGGTCGTCGCCGAGCTCTACGGCCTGCGGGTGACCGAGGGCGCGCTGGTCGTCGAGGTGGAGCCGGGTGGGCCCGCCGAGCGCGCGGGCGTGACCGCCGGTGACATCATCACCGCGGTCGACGGCGACCCGGTCGACTCGATGGCGAGCCTCGTGGGGCTGATCCGCCGCTACTCCCCCGGTGACGAGGTGGCGCTCACCGTCGTCCGCGGCGAGGACGAGCGCACGGTCGACGTCGAGCTCGGCGCCGCGCCGACGGGTTCCTGA
- a CDS encoding GlsB/YeaQ/YmgE family stress response membrane protein: protein MVVEGIIGTLFVGLIIGALARLVTPGTAGMGCLPTVAVGVGGAFLGQLLAGAFGVGVQQQGLLGLLFSVLGAVLILLLLQAVAGRRTRV from the coding sequence ATGGTTGTCGAAGGCATCATCGGGACCCTGTTCGTCGGCCTCATCATCGGCGCGCTCGCTCGTCTGGTGACCCCCGGCACCGCCGGCATGGGCTGCCTGCCGACGGTCGCGGTCGGCGTCGGCGGCGCGTTCCTCGGCCAGCTGCTCGCGGGCGCGTTCGGCGTGGGGGTCCAGCAGCAGGGGCTGCTCGGGCTGCTGTTCAGCGTGCTCGGTGCGGTGCTCATCCTCCTGTTGCTCCAGGCGGTCGCGGGCCGGCGCACACGGGTGTGA
- a CDS encoding transglycosylase family protein, whose product MVVLVVALALLLLGTRTAVEHRSAELASSATASGAVAPRSTGEDTARPARGRAPAPPGTPEGAPPPASEAITPVERPPAPADLPPPEDFGAVVVQRPAVRVDGVTAEDPLSIALGHPAVRFATVVGIAHLPVPGADGQAHEVRVAVVDPRGFRVFTPQVTADAVGVWQHLVDGAAVVEHAAAGRLGVGLGGAIALPDRRPLPVGAIAAIGHDPVADVVMSAATALDLGIATHPSLLVSLTDGSRPSRVASELGSQVGGHGASLVPDRVIELGVTSVSPEQWDDVWDRLAWCESSGRWHLDSGNGYYGGLQFLPSSWWWVGGAGMPHEASREEQIARAKILLAYQGWEAWPVCSRLLGFR is encoded by the coding sequence GTGGTGGTCTTGGTTGTGGCTCTTGCCCTACTCCTCCTCGGCACGCGCACGGCTGTGGAGCACCGGTCGGCGGAGCTCGCCTCGTCGGCTACCGCCAGCGGAGCGGTCGCGCCCCGCTCGACCGGCGAGGACACCGCGCGCCCCGCGCGCGGTCGTGCGCCGGCACCGCCCGGCACGCCGGAGGGCGCGCCGCCTCCCGCATCGGAGGCCATCACCCCCGTCGAGCGCCCTCCCGCCCCGGCGGACCTCCCGCCGCCCGAGGACTTCGGTGCGGTCGTCGTGCAGCGTCCGGCCGTGCGCGTGGACGGGGTGACCGCCGAGGACCCGTTGTCGATCGCCCTGGGGCACCCGGCGGTGCGCTTCGCCACGGTCGTGGGCATCGCGCACCTCCCCGTCCCGGGAGCCGACGGCCAGGCCCACGAGGTCCGCGTCGCCGTGGTCGACCCGCGGGGGTTCCGCGTCTTCACGCCCCAGGTCACCGCGGACGCGGTGGGCGTCTGGCAGCACCTCGTCGACGGCGCCGCGGTCGTCGAGCACGCCGCCGCCGGGCGGCTCGGCGTTGGCCTCGGGGGTGCGATCGCCCTCCCCGACCGACGCCCGCTGCCCGTCGGCGCCATCGCCGCGATCGGCCACGACCCCGTGGCCGACGTCGTCATGAGCGCCGCCACCGCGCTCGACCTCGGCATCGCCACGCACCCCTCGCTGCTCGTCTCCCTCACCGACGGGTCACGCCCGTCCCGGGTCGCCTCCGAGCTCGGCTCGCAGGTCGGGGGCCACGGCGCCTCCCTCGTACCCGACCGGGTCATCGAGCTCGGCGTCACCTCCGTGTCCCCCGAGCAGTGGGACGACGTGTGGGACCGCCTGGCCTGGTGCGAGTCGAGCGGCCGCTGGCACCTCGACTCCGGCAACGGCTACTACGGCGGGCTCCAGTTCCTCCCGTCGAGCTGGTGGTGGGTCGGCGGCGCCGGCATGCCCCACGAGGCCAGCCGGGAGGAGCAGATCGCCCGCGCGAAGATCCTCCTCGCCTACCAGGGCTGGGAGGCCTGGCCGGTCTGCTCGCGCCTCCTCGGCTTCCGGTAG
- the ccrA gene encoding crotonyl-CoA carboxylase/reductase codes for MAEPLGALLDAALAPDVDPAEVAALPLPGQMRAAVVRKSEVERFAGLATHDKDPRESLHVDVVPIPPLGPNEVLIAPMASALNFNTVWTSIFEPLPTFVFLERFGRESDLGRRHDLDHHIVGSDAAGVVVRTGPGVTRWRPGDRVTVHCNAVDMEGPEGHDDSMLDARQRIWGFETNFGGMAELALVKGNQLMPMPTHLTWEEAACLSLTLATSYRMLVGRNAARMKQGDIVLIWGATGGLGGFATQLVQNGGAIPVCVVSSPEKVELLRSLGVERVIDRQAEGYAFWDGDRQEPREWRRFGKRIRELTGGEDPDIVFEHPGRATFGASVFVTRRGGTIVTCASTSGYVHEYDNRYLWMNLKRVVASHFANYKEAWEANRLVDLGMIHPILTRTYPLEGAAEAAQVIHRNAHAGKLGVLVNATAEGQGVQDPAKRERFAAALDTWKRLA; via the coding sequence ATGGCCGAGCCCCTGGGCGCCCTGCTCGACGCGGCACTTGCACCCGACGTCGACCCGGCCGAGGTCGCCGCCCTGCCCCTGCCCGGGCAGATGCGAGCGGCGGTGGTCCGCAAGAGCGAAGTCGAGCGGTTCGCCGGCCTCGCGACGCACGACAAGGACCCGCGCGAGTCTCTGCACGTCGACGTCGTCCCGATCCCTCCCCTCGGGCCGAACGAGGTGCTCATCGCCCCGATGGCCTCGGCGCTGAACTTCAACACCGTGTGGACGTCGATCTTCGAACCCCTGCCGACGTTCGTGTTCCTCGAGCGCTTCGGACGCGAGTCCGACCTCGGCCGCCGTCACGACCTCGACCACCACATCGTCGGGTCCGACGCCGCCGGCGTCGTCGTGCGCACCGGCCCGGGGGTGACCCGCTGGAGACCCGGTGACCGCGTCACCGTGCACTGCAACGCCGTCGACATGGAGGGCCCCGAGGGCCACGACGACTCGATGCTCGACGCCCGGCAGCGGATCTGGGGCTTCGAGACGAACTTCGGCGGCATGGCCGAGCTCGCCCTCGTGAAGGGCAACCAGCTCATGCCGATGCCCACGCACCTCACCTGGGAGGAGGCGGCCTGCCTGTCGCTCACGCTCGCGACGAGCTACCGCATGCTCGTGGGACGCAACGCCGCCCGCATGAAGCAGGGCGACATCGTCCTCATCTGGGGCGCGACCGGGGGACTGGGCGGCTTCGCCACGCAGCTCGTCCAGAACGGCGGCGCCATCCCCGTGTGCGTCGTGTCGAGTCCCGAGAAGGTCGAGCTCCTCCGGTCGCTCGGCGTCGAGCGCGTGATCGACCGCCAGGCCGAGGGCTATGCCTTCTGGGACGGGGACCGCCAGGAGCCCCGCGAGTGGCGACGGTTCGGCAAGAGGATCCGGGAGCTGACCGGCGGCGAGGACCCCGACATCGTCTTCGAGCACCCCGGCCGGGCGACCTTCGGCGCGAGCGTCTTCGTCACCCGCCGCGGGGGCACGATCGTCACCTGCGCGTCGACCTCGGGGTACGTCCACGAGTACGACAACCGCTACCTCTGGATGAACCTCAAGCGGGTGGTCGCGAGCCACTTCGCGAACTACAAGGAGGCGTGGGAGGCCAACCGGCTCGTCGACCTCGGCATGATCCACCCGATCCTCACGAGGACCTACCCCCTCGAGGGTGCCGCCGAGGCCGCGCAGGTGATCCACCGCAACGCCCACGCGGGCAAGCTCGGCGTTCTCGTCAACGCCACCGCCGAAGGCCAGGGGGTGCAGGACCCGGCCAAGCGGGAGCGCTTCGCGGCAGCGCTCGACACCTGGAAGCGGCTGGCCTGA
- a CDS encoding HAMP domain-containing sensor histidine kinase, with protein MRRRLLLSTLTAVVAAVLLLGAPLAGAVRGLLIGQALDELEQLAQSAGVVLDEQAALPADLGLLVLAESTGTRLALLTGDGRVLVDSGGAPRGAIASGPDVARAAQGRVGRARGAGLLSVAVPVERAGQALILRATADDAPLRRAVRRSWLQIAGLAATALAVGALLAIWQGRRLAVPLEDLAASARRLGEGDFSARAPRSGLPEPDDVASALDRTADRLAAMLERSRSFSADASHQLRTPLTALRLHLEALEALVGVAARDGAAAGDGAARLVTAAIAEADRLEATIEELLALAAAPAGGERLDLGRLVADRLDAWQALARAQGRGVVVEQGPAPAVRAREAAIGQCLQVLLDNALAHGRGTITVVVDAVGRGAGEGGGGEEWAGARLCVVDEGPGPAPRIAAQLEGGGGTSGRGLALARSLVEAEGGRLRFHRAGGTTMVCLLLPAEPADAPVGEAGGYAGAPLQSDP; from the coding sequence ATGAGGCGGCGGCTGCTGCTGTCGACGCTTACCGCCGTCGTCGCGGCGGTGCTGCTCCTCGGCGCGCCCCTCGCGGGAGCAGTGCGCGGCCTTCTCATCGGTCAGGCCCTCGACGAGCTCGAGCAGCTCGCGCAGAGCGCCGGGGTCGTTCTCGACGAGCAGGCCGCGCTTCCGGCCGACCTCGGGCTGCTCGTCCTCGCCGAGAGCACCGGGACCCGCCTTGCCCTGCTCACGGGTGACGGGCGGGTGCTCGTCGACAGCGGGGGGGCGCCGCGGGGCGCGATCGCCTCCGGCCCCGACGTCGCCCGGGCGGCGCAGGGCCGGGTCGGCCGGGCGCGCGGCGCGGGGCTCCTCAGCGTCGCCGTCCCGGTCGAGCGTGCCGGTCAGGCGCTCATCCTGCGGGCCACCGCCGACGACGCGCCGCTGCGGCGGGCGGTGCGCCGGTCCTGGCTGCAGATCGCCGGCCTGGCCGCGACCGCCCTCGCGGTCGGGGCGCTGCTCGCCATCTGGCAGGGGCGGCGCCTGGCCGTGCCGCTCGAGGACCTCGCCGCATCAGCCCGCCGGCTCGGCGAGGGGGACTTCTCCGCCCGCGCGCCCCGCAGCGGACTGCCGGAGCCCGACGACGTGGCGAGCGCACTCGACCGGACGGCCGACCGGCTGGCGGCGATGCTCGAGCGCAGCCGGTCCTTCAGCGCCGACGCCTCCCACCAGCTGCGCACCCCGCTGACCGCGCTGCGCCTCCACCTCGAAGCGCTCGAGGCGCTCGTCGGCGTCGCTGCGCGCGATGGCGCCGCCGCGGGGGACGGCGCCGCTCGGCTCGTCACGGCGGCGATCGCCGAGGCGGACCGTCTGGAGGCGACGATCGAGGAGCTGCTCGCGCTGGCGGCCGCGCCGGCCGGCGGCGAGCGCCTCGACCTCGGCAGGCTCGTCGCCGACCGGCTCGACGCCTGGCAGGCCCTCGCCCGGGCTCAGGGCCGCGGGGTGGTCGTCGAGCAGGGACCGGCGCCGGCGGTGCGGGCGCGTGAGGCGGCGATCGGCCAGTGCCTGCAGGTCCTGCTCGACAACGCGCTCGCCCACGGGCGGGGCACGATCACCGTGGTCGTCGACGCGGTGGGGCGCGGCGCCGGTGAGGGTGGAGGGGGCGAGGAGTGGGCCGGGGCGCGGCTGTGCGTGGTCGACGAGGGACCGGGACCGGCCCCGCGGATAGCCGCGCAGCTCGAGGGGGGTGGCGGCACGTCGGGGCGCGGGCTCGCCCTCGCCCGCTCGCTCGTGGAGGCCGAGGGCGGGAGGCTGCGCTTCCACCGGGCGGGCGGCACGACGATGGTGTGTCTGCTGCTGCCCGCCGAGCCCGCCGACGCGCCGGTCGGGGAAGCCGGGGGTTACGCCGGCGCTCCCCTACAATCCGACCCATGA
- the ettA gene encoding energy-dependent translational throttle protein EttA — protein MAREYVYVMKGLTKVVPPNKEILAGIWLSFLPGAKIGVIGPNGAGKSTLLRIMAGVDTEFEGEAWAASGVRVGYLPQEPRLDPAKDVRGNIMEGVGEAAGLLERFNVLSAQMAEPLDDDAMAKVYEEFAEVSDAIEAANAWDLDRTLEIAMDALRVPPGDADVATMSGGEVRRVALCRLLLSRPDLLLLDEPTNHLDAESVAWLERHLEEYPGTVVAVTHDRYFLDNVAGWILELDRGRGVPFEGNYTGWLEQKQARLVQEEKHESARQKTLARELEWVRASPRARQAKSKARIQAYESLLAGGPADREGSAEITIPHGQRLGDVVVEAEGLTKGFGDRLLIDDLSFRLPPGGLVGVIGPNGAGKTTLFRMIVGQESPDAGHLRLGETVQLAYVDQSRDALDPDKTIFEEITDGLDTLQLGRREVASRAYVASFNFRGPDQQKKVGHASGGERNRVHLAKLLRRGGNLLLLDEPTNDLDVDTLRALEEALLEFAGCAVVISHDRWFLDRIATHMLAFEGGSQVHWHEGSYTDYEADRRARLGAEADQPHRIKYKPLVRS, from the coding sequence GTGGCACGCGAGTACGTCTACGTGATGAAGGGTCTCACGAAGGTCGTCCCCCCGAACAAGGAGATCCTGGCGGGCATCTGGCTGTCGTTCCTGCCGGGGGCGAAGATCGGCGTCATCGGCCCGAACGGCGCGGGCAAGTCGACCCTGCTGCGGATCATGGCGGGGGTCGACACGGAGTTCGAGGGGGAGGCGTGGGCCGCGTCCGGCGTGCGCGTCGGCTACCTGCCGCAGGAGCCGCGGCTCGACCCCGCCAAGGACGTCCGGGGCAACATCATGGAGGGCGTCGGGGAGGCGGCCGGCCTGCTCGAGCGGTTCAACGTCCTGTCGGCGCAGATGGCGGAGCCCCTCGACGACGACGCGATGGCGAAGGTCTACGAGGAGTTCGCGGAGGTCTCCGACGCCATCGAGGCGGCGAACGCCTGGGACCTCGACCGCACGCTCGAGATCGCCATGGACGCGCTGCGCGTGCCTCCCGGCGACGCCGACGTCGCGACCATGTCCGGCGGCGAGGTACGCCGGGTGGCGCTGTGCCGCCTGCTCCTGTCGCGCCCCGACCTGCTCCTGCTCGACGAGCCGACGAACCACCTCGACGCCGAGAGCGTCGCCTGGCTGGAGCGCCACCTCGAGGAGTACCCCGGCACGGTCGTGGCCGTGACGCACGACCGCTACTTCCTCGACAACGTCGCCGGCTGGATCCTCGAGCTCGACCGGGGCCGGGGCGTGCCGTTCGAGGGCAACTACACGGGGTGGCTCGAGCAGAAGCAGGCTCGCCTCGTCCAGGAGGAGAAGCACGAGTCGGCGCGGCAGAAGACGCTCGCCCGCGAGCTCGAGTGGGTGCGGGCGTCCCCGCGCGCCCGCCAGGCCAAGTCCAAGGCGCGCATCCAGGCCTACGAGTCCCTGCTCGCCGGCGGCCCCGCCGATCGGGAGGGCAGCGCCGAGATCACCATCCCCCACGGGCAGCGCCTCGGTGACGTCGTCGTCGAGGCCGAGGGGCTGACGAAGGGCTTCGGGGACCGGCTGCTGATCGACGACCTGAGCTTCCGGCTACCGCCCGGCGGCCTCGTCGGCGTCATCGGCCCGAACGGCGCCGGCAAGACGACCCTGTTCCGCATGATCGTCGGGCAGGAGTCCCCCGACGCCGGGCACCTGCGGTTGGGCGAGACCGTCCAGCTCGCCTACGTCGACCAGTCGCGCGACGCGCTCGACCCCGACAAGACGATCTTCGAGGAGATCACCGACGGCCTCGACACCCTCCAGCTCGGCAGGCGGGAGGTCGCGAGCCGCGCCTACGTCGCCTCGTTCAACTTCCGGGGCCCCGACCAGCAGAAGAAGGTGGGTCACGCCTCGGGCGGCGAGCGCAACCGGGTGCACCTCGCGAAGCTCCTGCGCCGCGGCGGCAACCTGCTGCTGCTCGACGAGCCGACGAACGACCTCGACGTCGACACCCTGCGCGCGCTCGAGGAGGCGCTGCTCGAGTTCGCCGGCTGCGCCGTGGTGATCAGTCACGACCGCTGGTTCCTCGACCGCATCGCGACGCACATGCTGGCCTTCGAGGGCGGCAGCCAGGTCCACTGGCACGAGGGCAGCTACACCGACTACGAGGCCGACCGTCGGGCGCGCCTCGGCGCGGAGGCCGACCAGCCCCACCGCATCAAGTACAAGCCGCTCGTGCGCTCGTAG
- a CDS encoding ribonuclease HII, with protein sequence MGKPVNQRKNVVYRGGRRRRLPDVPGLTHERRWWAEGAVVAGIDEVGRGAWAGPVTYAAVALPSDRRMYKLRDSKMLDPQRREELAARIEDFALAVSVGHATNDELDRLGMSDGIRLAARRAVDGLALRPDVCLLDGNWDFLAGYGTVNERIVHGDAWSASIAAASIIAKVVRDGLMTDACPEHPPYAFSRNKGYPSPGHRAGLAAHGPCALHRRSWAPVAVLAQQRLAL encoded by the coding sequence ATGGGCAAGCCCGTGAACCAGCGCAAGAACGTCGTCTACCGCGGCGGCCGGCGGCGACGGCTGCCCGACGTGCCGGGCCTCACCCACGAGCGCCGCTGGTGGGCCGAGGGCGCGGTCGTGGCGGGCATCGACGAGGTGGGACGCGGCGCCTGGGCAGGCCCGGTCACCTACGCGGCCGTGGCGCTGCCGAGCGACCGGCGCATGTACAAGCTGCGGGACTCGAAGATGCTCGACCCGCAACGCCGCGAGGAGCTCGCCGCCCGCATCGAGGACTTCGCCCTCGCCGTCTCGGTCGGCCACGCGACGAACGACGAGCTCGACCGGCTCGGCATGAGCGACGGGATCCGTCTCGCCGCCCGCCGCGCCGTCGACGGGCTGGCCCTGCGTCCCGACGTCTGCCTGCTCGACGGCAACTGGGACTTCCTCGCCGGCTACGGCACCGTGAACGAGCGCATCGTGCACGGCGACGCCTGGTCGGCCTCCATCGCCGCCGCCTCCATCATCGCGAAGGTCGTGCGGGACGGCCTCATGACCGACGCGTGCCCCGAGCACCCGCCGTACGCCTTCTCCCGCAACAAGGGCTACCCCTCCCCCGGGCACCGGGCGGGCCTCGCCGCACACGGCCCCTGCGCGCTGCACCGGCGCAGCTGGGCGCCGGTGGCCGTGCTCGCGCAGCAGCGTCTCGCGCTGTGA
- the cysS gene encoding cysteine--tRNA ligase: MRLFDTSARAVRPFQPGPVVGVYVCGITPYDATHLGHAFTYVAFDVLVRVLERRGHAVRYVRNITDVDDDILAKARELGVDFRDLARAEVERFARDNESLGLRPPDVEPRVTETMPAIIEAVRGLVHAGIAYPTRDGRVYVDTRAAGQFGRLSRLEREEALRQFAEKGGDPGAPGKRDALDFLLWQPSAPGEPRWDSDFGPGRPGWHIECSVMAQRHIGATIDVHGGGNDLVFPHHEAEIVQAEHLTGQAPFARFWMHTGMVSLDGQKMSKSLGNLVFVSDLLERFEPGAVRRYLIEHHYRRDWAFTDEGLEEAAAGFKQWRDAAGGDGTRPELAAGFHAALDDDLDTPGALRVLDEAAAAGAGATLRELAEVLGFTFA, translated from the coding sequence ATGAGACTGTTCGATACGAGCGCCCGCGCGGTCCGCCCGTTCCAGCCGGGCCCCGTGGTCGGCGTCTACGTGTGTGGCATCACGCCGTACGACGCGACCCACCTCGGTCACGCGTTCACCTACGTCGCCTTCGACGTGCTCGTGCGGGTTCTCGAGCGCCGTGGCCACGCCGTGCGCTACGTGCGCAACATCACCGACGTCGACGACGACATCCTCGCCAAGGCGCGCGAGCTCGGCGTGGACTTCCGCGACCTCGCGCGCGCGGAGGTCGAGCGCTTCGCCCGCGACAACGAGTCGCTGGGGCTGCGCCCACCCGACGTGGAGCCCCGCGTGACGGAGACTATGCCGGCGATCATCGAGGCGGTCCGGGGGCTCGTCCACGCGGGGATCGCCTACCCGACCCGGGACGGGCGCGTCTACGTCGACACGCGTGCCGCCGGGCAGTTCGGGCGCCTGTCGCGCCTCGAACGCGAGGAGGCGCTCCGCCAGTTCGCCGAGAAGGGCGGGGATCCCGGCGCCCCCGGCAAGCGCGACGCCCTCGACTTCCTCCTCTGGCAGCCGAGCGCCCCCGGGGAGCCGCGCTGGGACAGCGACTTCGGTCCCGGCCGTCCCGGCTGGCACATCGAGTGCTCGGTGATGGCCCAGCGGCACATCGGCGCGACGATCGACGTCCACGGCGGTGGCAACGACCTCGTCTTCCCCCACCACGAGGCCGAGATCGTGCAGGCGGAGCATCTCACCGGGCAGGCGCCCTTCGCCCGCTTCTGGATGCACACCGGGATGGTGTCGCTCGACGGGCAGAAGATGTCGAAGTCCCTCGGCAACCTCGTCTTCGTGAGCGACCTCCTCGAGCGCTTCGAGCCGGGCGCGGTCCGCCGCTACCTCATCGAGCACCACTACCGCCGCGACTGGGCGTTCACCGACGAGGGGCTCGAGGAGGCCGCGGCCGGGTTCAAGCAGTGGCGCGACGCCGCGGGGGGCGACGGGACACGGCCCGAGCTCGCCGCCGGCTTCCATGCGGCACTCGACGACGATCTTGACACGCCGGGCGCCCTGCGGGTCCTCGACGAGGCGGCAGCCGCCGGTGCCGGCGCCACTCTGCGGGAGCTCGCGGAGGTCCTCGGCTTCACCTTCGCCTGA
- a CDS encoding response regulator transcription factor: MAKGVGLDAPVLLVEDDDGIATPLAAALRGAGYPVVRTATGEAALARAAEGVAAVVLDLGLPDIDGVEVCRRLRQVAPGVPVLMLTARSTEADVVVGLDAGADDYVAKPFRLAELLARLRALLRRSAAPDDPAPVAAPPVVPRSSPLTAPRPVPLVAQDVRVDTAARRAWRGDTELTLAPKEFDLLALLVAEAGAAVTRERIMTEVWETDWYGSTKTLDMHVSWLRRKLGDSAGRPRYLTTVRGVGFRFEAQPPRA; encoded by the coding sequence GTGGCAAAAGGTGTCGGCCTCGACGCGCCGGTCCTCCTCGTCGAGGACGACGACGGGATCGCCACGCCACTGGCCGCCGCCCTGCGCGGAGCGGGTTACCCCGTGGTGCGGACCGCGACCGGCGAGGCGGCGCTCGCCCGGGCGGCCGAGGGGGTCGCCGCGGTCGTGCTCGACCTCGGCCTGCCCGACATCGACGGCGTGGAGGTGTGCCGCCGGCTGCGGCAGGTGGCCCCGGGCGTGCCGGTGCTCATGCTGACCGCGCGGAGCACCGAGGCCGACGTCGTCGTGGGGCTCGACGCCGGCGCCGACGACTACGTCGCCAAGCCGTTCCGCCTCGCGGAGCTGCTCGCCCGGCTGCGGGCGCTGCTGCGCCGCTCCGCCGCACCCGACGACCCCGCGCCGGTCGCCGCGCCCCCCGTGGTCCCGCGGTCCTCGCCGCTCACCGCGCCGCGGCCCGTCCCGCTCGTCGCTCAGGACGTCCGCGTCGACACCGCCGCGCGCCGGGCCTGGCGCGGCGACACGGAGCTCACCCTGGCGCCGAAGGAGTTCGACCTCCTCGCGCTGCTCGTCGCGGAGGCCGGCGCGGCCGTGACCCGCGAGCGCATCATGACCGAGGTCTGGGAGACCGACTGGTACGGCTCCACGAAGACGCTCGACATGCACGTGTCGTGGCTGCGGCGCAAGCTCGGTGACTCGGCGGGCCGGCCCCGCTACCTCACGACGGTCCGCGGGGTGGGGTTCCGCTTCGAGGCGCAGCCACCCCGGGCATGA
- a CDS encoding YhjD/YihY/BrkB family envelope integrity protein: protein MVSDRAADVRSRLPPTLRDVIEGAARHQVPVLAGGLAFFGLLSLAPAVGVGLGLLRLLAPDAMISALVDGLRQSFPDTLGLGVLLEQMDERAGRYAGVGLLVMLWPATTLASGWKRALDAVCEHATEPAVRGVLGRLKGVAIGFVLLAGMLVLLGVAVAGTTFLGNRAAVFAMVAVAAVVLQFGFALLVYRVLPPEAPAWSALRPGAAWSTLGVCIVTVALAVALTAAEQFAQQYPPTLSTAVVLGLWLYGANLSLLLGAELNTARQR from the coding sequence GTGGTGTCGGACCGTGCCGCGGACGTCCGCTCCCGCCTGCCACCGACCCTGCGTGACGTCATCGAGGGGGCTGCCCGCCACCAGGTCCCCGTCCTCGCGGGCGGGCTGGCCTTCTTCGGGCTGCTCTCCCTCGCCCCGGCCGTCGGCGTCGGTCTCGGGCTGCTGCGGCTGCTCGCACCCGACGCGATGATCAGCGCGCTCGTCGACGGGTTGCGGCAGAGCTTCCCCGACACCCTCGGGCTCGGTGTCCTCCTCGAGCAGATGGACGAACGCGCCGGCCGCTACGCCGGCGTCGGGCTGCTCGTGATGCTCTGGCCGGCCACCACGCTCGCGAGCGGTTGGAAGCGGGCGCTCGACGCGGTCTGCGAGCACGCCACGGAGCCGGCCGTGCGGGGGGTGCTCGGCCGGCTGAAGGGCGTCGCGATCGGCTTCGTGCTGCTCGCCGGGATGCTCGTCCTGCTCGGCGTCGCGGTCGCCGGGACGACGTTCCTCGGCAACCGCGCGGCGGTGTTCGCCATGGTCGCCGTGGCGGCGGTGGTCCTGCAGTTCGGCTTCGCGCTGCTCGTCTACCGGGTGCTGCCACCCGAGGCGCCGGCCTGGTCGGCGTTGCGGCCGGGAGCGGCCTGGTCGACGCTCGGGGTCTGCATCGTGACCGTCGCGCTGGCGGTCGCGCTCACGGCCGCCGAGCAGTTCGCGCAGCAGTACCCGCCGACGCTGTCGACCGCCGTCGTGCTCGGCCTTTGGCTGTACGGGGCCAACCTCAGCCTCCTGCTGGGCGCGGAGCTCAACACCGCCCGCCAGCGCTAG